A stretch of the Lolium perenne isolate Kyuss_39 chromosome 3, Kyuss_2.0, whole genome shotgun sequence genome encodes the following:
- the LOC127344020 gene encoding uncharacterized protein, whose amino-acid sequence MAVSSWVPPSLPESSAGAAAASGLVLLDRWCYIADLPNNTTAESTTNRGLPITVTFRAACPPLLSHFCVHCPGLDFRRIGPKIVATDADLVLLCVPVNPNSTTGASDWDYFVYSPRAQWLDLLPSPDPRRLNDSATALISRQGGAWYAVAALGACKPIFSGHALTRWDFDLHLYRSSSSPKRWRSKRLSLNEFVRDNLIPLPVAVNRHKLYHVTEKTITIGGDHGTVAWVDLWRGIFFCDVLKKRPLIQDVPLPVPARANWNHLLINPEPSFLRDVTISRNKGSIKYVELEFRSPQELAATTTPAESYTDWVRNNYSRKSQVTPHGWKSTIWNMAIPVGSSEGWHRDCVVDVEDVSLEPCLSDVMAMLSSKTLQQLPVGYPILSMDDDVVYLFSQTMDKLRVIFAIDVRKATLRGLAELDDQKHLFFSNLCFTSEICRGT is encoded by the coding sequence ATGGCTGTTTCCTCCTGGGTTCCACCTTCTCTTCCCGAGTcctccgccggcgccgccgccgcctcaggCTTGGTCCTCCTCGACAGGTGGTGCTACATCGCCGACCTCCCCAACAACACCACCGCCGAGAGCACCACCAACAGAGGCTTGCCTATCACGGTGACCTTCCGCGCCGCCTGCCCGCCACTTCTCTCCCACTTTTGTGTCCACTGCCCTGGCCTGGACTTCCGCAGAATAGGGCCCAAGATTGTCGCCACCGACGCAGATCTCGTCCTCCTCTGCGTCCCCGTCAACCCCAACAGCACCACCGGAGCATCGGACTGGGACTACTTCGTCTACAGCCCGCGCGCCCAGTGGCTAGATCTGCTACCCAGCCCGGACCCCAGGCGCCTCAACGACTCCGCAACCGCCCTCATCAGCCGCCAAGGCGGCGCTTGGTATGCCGTCGCCGCTCTCGGTGCTTGTAAACCCATCTTCAGTGGCCACGCGCTCACCAGGTGGGACTTCGACCTCCACCTCTACAGATCCTCATCGAGTCCCAAACGCTGGAGATCCAAGCGCTTGTCGCTGAATGAGTTCGTGAGGGACAATCTTATCCCTTTACCTGTAGCAGTCAACAGGCACAAGCTCTACCACGTGACGGAGAAGACCATCACGATTGGTGGCGACCATGGCACGGTCGCCTGGGTGGACCTCTGGCGCGGCATCTTCTTCTGCGACGTGCTCAAGAAACGCCCGCTGATCCAGGATGTCCCGCTGCCGGTGCCGGCAAGGGCTAACTGGAATCACCTCCTCATAAATCCTGAGCCCAGCTTCCTGCGGGACGTAACTATCAGCCGAAACAAAGGCTCGATCAAGTATGTCGAGTTGGAATTCCGGTCACCACAAGAGCTCGCCGCCACCACGACCCCTGCTGAATCCTACACTGACTGGGTGCGCAATAACTACTCGAGGAAATCTCAGGTCACCCCTCATGGCTGGAAGTCCACCATATGGAACATGGCAATACCGGTTGGTTCGTCCGAGGGCTGGCACCGTGACTGTGTAGTTGACGTTGAAGACGTCAGCTTGGAGCCATGTCTTTCGGATGTCATGGCGATGCTGAGCAGCAAGACCTTGCAGCAACTTCCAGTGGGATACCCCATCCTAAGCATGGATGATGATGtcgtttacttgttttctcaaaccATGGACAAGTTGCGAGTGATATTTGCTATTGATGTGAGGAAGGCAACATTGCGAGGATTGGCTGAGCTTGATGACCAGAAGCACCTTTTCTTCTCCAACTTATGCTTTACTAGTGAGATCTGCAGGGGTACCTGA